ATGATAATCACATGAATATACAACAAAACACGGCACATTACTCTACGTTGTTGAATATGTTCAAAACGTTGCGTAAAACTTTTGGATGTTGGGTTATCTCGGTAAGCTATGGTATGGAATTCTACGATGGTGTTGAACTCTCAACTTCTTCTATATATAGATCTGGTTCGCATACTAGAGTACCAATCAATTATACAAGCGGGATGGATACTATCCTGCTGAGAGACACAGAATCAACCGGTCGATTTTGTAATATCTAACTTAAATAGTTATTAAATACAAACTTTGATTGATTTGACATTAATTcgttaaaataaatattgcTATAGAGATAATCTATATcatgatttatatatgcAAAGTATAATAAAAGTATATTTGTATGTTTTTCTCCCTGCAAAAATATGTGACACCTTATGTAATGTTATGGGGGGGTGTCATTGGATGTTTgaagaataaataaagGTTTTGAATGACTAGGTTATCGTTTAATGATATGAGTAACCGCATGTTTTGGTTACATGATTTTTCAACCAGTAATTGACATTTGGGAATTTTTTACCACAATGTCTACATCTTCCAGCTACTGCTGACCTATTAACTTTTTTAGTTCCTGGAGGATATTCGAAATGTAAAGcttttaaatgatttttatAAGTATCGCAACGAGAGAATATACCAGTTTGATGACAGTTTGAAGtatcaaaattcaaatccATTGACTTGTACGAATAAAGCTCCATATCTAATTTGATCAGCGTAGAGTTGAAAGGGCATCTGAAACTTCCTTTAATTGAGTGTAACGATTTCAATTGATCGAATTTGATTTCCTTTGAAGGTTCAGTGTCCGAGTATTTATACTGTGTATTTGTACCAGTACCTAGAGAAAATTCATCTTTCCAGTGTCTTTTCTTATGTCTAATAAGATCGTTATTCCTCGCAAACCCATGACCACAGATATCACATTTGTGTGGTCTATTTTCTGGTGTCAGATGGGTCGATTTGTGGGTCGACAAATTGGCATAGAAGTTATGGCATATCTGACactctttcttctttctttgttttttgGAAACTTTATTGTCCACTGATGCTGGCGACACAATTGAATTCTGACCATCGAGACTCTCTGACGAACCGCTACTACTCAATATGAATTGGTTATTGTGTTTTTGGAAGGCACCCTGGTATCCATTCTTTGTCGATGGTAGGCATAACAATGAATGGGATCTGGATTTAGCTGAATATGAGGAGTTACTCATCGATGACACGACACTGGAGGCAACTGTGTCATGAGAGAAGGTGGAGTCTAGCGAGACGGCGGAGTTCTGTCTTGACGACCCATACGGCGTACTGAGACCAGAAGATGACAAAGACTGTAAGGCTAGGTTGATGGGAACATGATGGTACTCTGCACTTCTGATGGTGTGGTCGAACGACGAAATTGGAGGTAGCGTGATCTTATTTGCGGTGGGACTCCGGACACCGGACACGGTAGCAGCTGTTGCTGAATAA
The sequence above is drawn from the Tetrapisispora phaffii CBS 4417 chromosome 2, complete genome genome and encodes:
- the STP3 gene encoding Stp3p (similar to Saccharomyces cerevisiae STP4 (YDL048C) and STP3 (YLR375W); ancestral locus Anc_4.222) produces the protein MTLTSTYSATAATVSGVRSPTANKITLPPISSFDHTIRSAEYHHVPINLALQSLSSSGLSTPYGSSRQNSAVSLDSTFSHDTVASSVVSSMSNSSYSAKSRSHSLLCLPSTKNGYQGAFQKHNNQFILSSSGSSESLDGQNSIVSPASVDNKVSKKQRKKKECQICHNFYANLSTHKSTHLTPENRPHKCDICGHGFARNNDLIRHKKRHWKDEFSLGTGTNTQYKYSDTEPSKEIKFDQLKSLHSIKGSFRCPFNSTLIKLDMELYSYKSMDLNFDTSNCHQTGIFSRCDTYKNHLKALHFEYPPGTKKVNRSAVAGRCRHCGKKFPNVNYWLKNHVTKTCGYSYH